One window of Hymenobacter sp. BRD128 genomic DNA carries:
- a CDS encoding mechanosensitive ion channel domain-containing protein, which produces MLLCLPLSLLEVAAGQAPPKATAQAKARPAAPLLPDSLARRIEKAYFTLSRINGAARRGADMQDLSDDLPQIEENLETISQNLDQYGNVVDVKQLQMYRVLLADMQEQLGAWRTDLAISSQQLATTQARLDTLTTQLAPTTAQPAATPAIARALARLRTKQDRATQLLASRRHTVTGFQTRVSESYILGLELQDVVREQMGRFNRRNSQAELPPLWQPGRIVADDQTSALVRQSYAAQRSLVGYYFTEHWDYWVWMVVVAGGFFGWVFRNFRFLRRAAAESGSGTVPAATLVLTDHRLHYLRPVPVAAALLVVFSLAPFLDLQPPATYTDLLQVLLLLTLTALGWRSWPRPLFWYWLAIVGAFFVLNFTYAQRAPGLGARWAMLLLNAGAVALGYRFGQYLRAHRVLAGFVKPVALLFVGLNGLALLANAYGRVSLAKMFTTTAIFGLTQVVALSAFVRIVTEAFYLQVQRSRQAGGLNGRLGFGKMESGLRKSLTAVVSVLWLMLFTTNLNLYNLFYRVIGSALTAPHKLGSTVFTLGSVLLFVGIIFLTIQLQKYVGYFFGETDDEFSVDTDRKGSWMVAIRLAILAVGIFLATLASGLPVDKIAIVLGALGVGIGLGLQNIINNLVSGVILIFERPFQVGDYIEVKGQTGRVKDIGIRASKLISQAGSEIILPNGDLLSNHVINWTLSNNHIRTELALNLAPDIDLDEARRLISEEILNNPNTLHKIAPEILLNNVATTGYDLKALFWINNIRQEEALKSELLAGIYHRLTQAGIAMR; this is translated from the coding sequence GTGCTATTATGCTTACCACTAAGCCTGCTGGAAGTGGCAGCAGGGCAAGCGCCGCCTAAAGCCACTGCCCAAGCCAAAGCCCGGCCGGCCGCGCCCCTGCTGCCCGACTCACTGGCGCGCCGCATCGAAAAAGCTTATTTCACTCTGAGCCGCATCAACGGGGCGGCCCGCCGCGGGGCCGACATGCAGGACCTGAGTGACGACCTGCCGCAGATAGAGGAAAACCTCGAAACTATTAGCCAGAACCTCGACCAGTACGGCAACGTGGTGGACGTGAAGCAGCTCCAGATGTACCGCGTGCTGCTGGCCGATATGCAGGAGCAGCTCGGCGCCTGGCGCACCGACCTGGCCATTAGCAGCCAGCAGCTCGCCACCACTCAGGCGCGGCTCGATACGCTCACCACCCAGCTAGCCCCCACCACGGCCCAGCCCGCCGCTACCCCGGCCATCGCCCGGGCGCTGGCCCGCCTGCGCACCAAGCAAGACCGGGCCACCCAGCTACTGGCTAGCCGCCGCCACACCGTGACGGGCTTCCAGACGCGGGTGTCGGAGAGCTATATCCTGGGCCTGGAACTGCAAGACGTGGTGCGCGAGCAGATGGGCCGCTTCAACCGCCGCAATAGCCAGGCCGAGCTGCCGCCGCTGTGGCAGCCCGGTCGCATCGTGGCCGATGACCAAACGAGTGCCCTGGTGCGCCAGTCGTATGCCGCCCAGCGCTCGCTGGTGGGCTACTACTTTACCGAGCACTGGGACTACTGGGTGTGGATGGTGGTGGTAGCCGGTGGCTTCTTCGGCTGGGTGTTTCGCAATTTTCGCTTTCTGCGCCGGGCGGCGGCCGAGAGTGGCAGCGGTACCGTGCCCGCCGCCACGCTGGTGCTCACCGACCACCGGCTGCACTACCTGCGGCCGGTACCGGTGGCTGCCGCGCTGCTGGTTGTCTTCAGCCTGGCCCCCTTCCTCGACCTCCAGCCCCCCGCTACTTATACCGACTTGTTGCAGGTGCTACTGCTGCTCACGCTCACGGCCCTGGGCTGGCGCAGCTGGCCACGGCCGCTGTTCTGGTACTGGCTAGCCATTGTGGGGGCCTTCTTCGTGCTCAACTTCACCTATGCCCAGCGAGCGCCGGGGCTCGGCGCGCGCTGGGCCATGCTGCTGCTCAATGCGGGCGCGGTGGCGCTGGGCTACCGCTTCGGGCAGTACCTGCGGGCGCACCGGGTGCTAGCGGGCTTTGTGAAGCCGGTGGCGCTGCTCTTCGTGGGCCTGAACGGGCTGGCCCTGCTGGCTAACGCTTACGGGCGCGTGAGCCTGGCCAAGATGTTCACCACCACGGCCATCTTCGGCCTCACCCAGGTGGTGGCGCTGTCGGCCTTCGTGCGCATCGTCACGGAGGCGTTTTATTTGCAAGTGCAGCGCAGCCGGCAGGCGGGCGGCCTCAATGGTCGGCTAGGCTTCGGCAAGATGGAAAGCGGCCTGCGCAAGAGCCTCACCGCCGTAGTGAGTGTGCTCTGGCTGATGCTGTTCACCACCAACCTCAACCTCTATAATCTCTTTTACCGCGTCATTGGCAGCGCGCTCACGGCGCCGCACAAGCTGGGCAGCACCGTTTTCACGCTGGGCAGCGTGCTGCTGTTCGTGGGTATTATCTTCCTTACTATCCAGCTCCAGAAGTACGTGGGCTACTTCTTTGGTGAAACCGACGACGAGTTTAGCGTCGATACCGACCGCAAGGGCTCCTGGATGGTGGCCATCCGCCTAGCCATTCTGGCGGTGGGCATCTTTCTGGCTACGCTGGCTTCGGGCCTGCCGGTCGATAAAATTGCCATTGTGCTCGGCGCCCTGGGCGTGGGTATCGGCCTGGGCTTACAGAATATTATCAACAACCTCGTATCGGGCGTTATTCTCATCTTCGAGCGGCCGTTTCAGGTGGGCGACTACATCGAAGTGAAGGGCCAGACCGGCCGCGTGAAAGACATCGGTATCCGGGCCAGTAAGCTCATCTCGCAGGCCGGCTCCGAAATTATCTTGCCCAATGGCGACCTGCTCTCGAACCACGTCATTAACTGGACGCTCAGCAACAACCACATCCGCACCGAGCTGGCTCTCAACCTGGCCCCCGACATCGACCTCGACGAAGCCCGCCGCCTCATTAGCGAGGAAATCCTCAACAACCCCAATACGCTCCACAAAATCGCCCCTGAAATACTGCTCAACAACGTCGCCACCACCGGCTACGACCTCAAAGCGTTGTTTTGGATAAATAACATTCGCCAGGAAGAAGCCCTCAAGAGCGAGCTGCTGGCCGGCATCTACCACCGCCTCACCCAGGCCGGCATTGCCATGCGCTAG
- a CDS encoding OmpA family protein: MLSKLLLSSGLLLWLAAAPTLAQQVPASITDSKARSLYEKAQNLYFKDRQPQQALLVWQQLIDKYPDYGDPYLRKASLLVTLGDHPNALQAYKLGLSKMPVEPARAGDYLLLGKLAMEVGDYPAVRTAYTNYLATNPTNKAQVAQAKLQLQNCDFAAEAMAHPTGPAPELLPAPLNQFRDQYFPVLTADSKSLIFTVQRSPEKHYQENEDVFISTVAADGTFGVPQSISPNINSRENEGTATISGDGNTLVFTGCGRAGGVGDCDLYISHRRGSQWTAPRNLGLLVNSKAWDSQPSLSADGRTLYFSSQRGGGLGGYDIYVSTVGPDGTWTQARNVGAPINTPGDDLAPFIHASGTTLYYATNGLVGLGSSDIFRSELDAKGQWGTPRNLGYPFNTFANEASLFISSDNKRAYYTRTDPPKPGDPPGMLPGIRIYGTEVPASVRARETSTYTQGRVFDAVTKKPLNAMVQLFDLNTNTLTQQVYSDAENGEYTAVLNEGRAYAMYASAPGYLLKSLNFDYSNRQKFDPLTLDIYLDPAKSGRSAVLNNLFFDSNQATLKPRSRTELDRLVEFLRQDPSLRVEVAGHTDNVGTPAANLSLSQRRAQAVLSYLSAHSVPASRLRAHGYGETKPVVANDSEAHRAQNRRIELRVL; encoded by the coding sequence ATGCTCTCCAAACTTCTGCTCTCTTCCGGCCTGCTGCTTTGGCTGGCCGCCGCGCCCACCCTAGCCCAGCAAGTGCCCGCCAGCATCACCGATAGCAAGGCGCGCAGCCTCTATGAAAAGGCTCAAAACCTGTATTTTAAGGACCGCCAGCCGCAGCAGGCGCTGCTGGTGTGGCAGCAGCTCATCGACAAGTACCCTGATTATGGCGACCCCTACCTGCGCAAGGCCTCGCTGCTCGTGACCCTCGGCGACCATCCCAACGCCTTGCAGGCCTACAAGCTGGGCCTGAGTAAGATGCCCGTCGAGCCGGCGCGCGCCGGCGACTACCTGCTCCTGGGCAAGCTAGCGATGGAAGTGGGCGACTACCCGGCCGTGCGCACGGCGTATACTAACTACCTGGCCACCAACCCTACCAACAAAGCTCAGGTGGCGCAGGCCAAGCTGCAGCTGCAAAACTGCGACTTTGCGGCCGAGGCCATGGCGCACCCCACCGGCCCGGCCCCCGAGCTGCTGCCGGCACCGCTCAACCAGTTCCGCGACCAGTATTTTCCGGTGCTCACGGCCGATAGCAAGTCGCTCATTTTCACGGTGCAGCGCAGCCCTGAGAAGCACTACCAGGAAAATGAGGACGTCTTTATCAGCACCGTGGCGGCCGATGGCACGTTTGGGGTGCCGCAGTCGATTTCGCCCAATATCAACTCGCGCGAGAATGAGGGCACGGCCACCATTTCGGGCGATGGCAACACACTGGTTTTCACTGGCTGCGGCCGGGCCGGCGGCGTGGGCGACTGCGACCTCTACATTTCGCACCGGCGCGGCAGCCAGTGGACGGCCCCGCGCAACCTCGGCCTCCTAGTCAATTCCAAGGCCTGGGACTCGCAGCCCTCGCTCTCGGCCGACGGGCGCACGCTCTACTTTTCGTCGCAGCGCGGCGGTGGACTCGGCGGCTACGACATCTACGTGAGCACCGTGGGCCCCGATGGCACCTGGACGCAGGCGCGCAACGTGGGCGCGCCCATCAACACGCCCGGCGACGACCTGGCGCCGTTCATCCACGCCAGCGGCACCACGCTCTACTACGCCACTAATGGCCTGGTGGGCCTGGGCAGCAGCGACATCTTCCGCTCCGAGCTCGATGCCAAAGGCCAGTGGGGCACTCCCCGCAACCTGGGCTACCCGTTTAACACCTTTGCCAACGAGGCCTCGCTGTTCATTTCTTCCGACAACAAGCGCGCCTACTACACCCGCACCGACCCGCCTAAGCCCGGCGACCCGCCCGGTATGCTGCCCGGCATCCGCATCTACGGCACCGAGGTGCCGGCTAGCGTGCGCGCTCGCGAAACCAGCACCTACACCCAGGGTCGGGTATTCGATGCCGTGACCAAGAAGCCGCTCAACGCGATGGTGCAGCTCTTCGACCTCAATACCAACACGCTCACCCAGCAGGTGTACTCAGATGCTGAGAATGGCGAGTATACGGCCGTGCTCAACGAGGGCCGGGCCTACGCCATGTATGCCAGCGCGCCCGGCTACCTGCTCAAGAGCCTGAACTTTGACTATTCCAACCGGCAGAAATTTGACCCGCTCACGCTCGATATCTACCTCGACCCCGCCAAAAGCGGCCGCAGCGCGGTGTTGAATAACCTGTTTTTCGATTCCAACCAGGCTACGCTTAAGCCGCGCTCGCGCACCGAACTCGACCGCCTCGTCGAGTTCCTCCGCCAAGACCCTAGCCTGCGCGTGGAAGTAGCGGGCCACACCGACAACGTGGGCACGCCCGCCGCCAACCTCAGCCTTTCGCAGCGCCGCGCCCAGGCGGTGCTCAGCTACCTCAGCGCCCACAGCGTACCCGCCAGCCGCCTGCGCGCCCACGGCTACGGTGAAACCAAGCCCGTCGTCGCCAACGATTCAGAGGCGCACCGCGCTCAAAACCGCCGAATTGAACTGCGAGTCCTGTAA
- a CDS encoding four helix bundle protein codes for MKSENLIADRSFAFALRIIEVYKLLAAEREYVLSKQLLRSGTSTGANIAEANAAVSKREFAAKMAISFKEARETRYWLKLIAKGGLTQHDLRAEIQGVEQLLNMLTAIVKTTQASLG; via the coding sequence ATGAAAAGTGAGAATTTGATTGCTGACCGCAGCTTTGCTTTTGCGCTGCGCATTATCGAAGTTTACAAGCTTCTAGCTGCTGAGCGCGAATACGTATTATCCAAACAACTGCTTCGCAGTGGCACGAGTACCGGCGCTAACATTGCGGAAGCCAATGCGGCCGTATCCAAGCGAGAGTTTGCCGCTAAAATGGCTATTTCTTTTAAGGAGGCCCGAGAAACTCGCTATTGGTTAAAGCTTATTGCCAAGGGTGGTCTTACCCAGCACGACCTTCGGGCCGAGATTCAGGGAGTTGAACAGCTCCTCAATATGCTCACGGCTATCGTTAAAACCACTCAGGCCAGCTTAGGATGA
- a CDS encoding metal-dependent transcriptional regulator codes for MTNSTSNTQHSKFPSHTEENYLKTIYKLAEAEPGQDVSTNRIAAALATRAASVTDMLRRLAEKELLEYEKYRGVRLTPEGRRLALLTVRKHRLWEVFLVQQLGFAWDEVHDVAEELEHVQSPLLMRRLDAFLNFPTLDPHGDPIPAEDGAMRRPAHRLLTDLAVGECGTLAAVRNTSAPFLQYLDKVGLPLGAQVRVLEKIVFDNSLEVCINSERTVVISAEVGRNLFTA; via the coding sequence ATGACTAATTCAACATCCAACACTCAGCATTCAAAATTTCCGAGCCACACCGAGGAAAATTACCTGAAAACCATCTACAAGCTGGCCGAGGCCGAACCGGGGCAGGATGTGAGCACCAACCGCATTGCGGCGGCGCTGGCCACCCGCGCCGCCTCGGTGACGGATATGCTGCGCCGCCTGGCGGAGAAGGAACTGCTTGAATACGAGAAATACCGGGGCGTGCGTCTCACGCCCGAGGGCCGCCGGCTAGCCCTGCTCACGGTGCGCAAGCACCGGCTGTGGGAGGTATTTCTGGTGCAGCAGCTCGGCTTTGCCTGGGATGAGGTGCACGACGTGGCCGAGGAGCTGGAGCACGTGCAGTCGCCGCTGCTCATGCGCCGGCTCGATGCCTTTCTGAATTTCCCGACCCTCGACCCGCACGGCGACCCTATTCCGGCCGAAGACGGCGCCATGCGCCGCCCGGCCCACCGCCTGCTCACCGACCTGGCGGTGGGCGAGTGCGGCACCCTAGCGGCCGTGCGCAACACCTCGGCGCCCTTTCTGCAATACCTCGACAAGGTGGGCCTGCCGCTGGGCGCCCAGGTGCGGGTACTGGAGAAAATTGTATTTGATAACTCGCTGGAAGTGTGCATCAACAGCGAGCGCACGGTCGTCATCTCGGCCGAAGTGGGGCGCAATTTGTTTACTGCCTGA
- a CDS encoding 7-carboxy-7-deazaguanine synthase QueE, with translation MEQFYTIQGEGFNTGRAAYFIRLGGCDVGCVWCDVKASWDADAHPRQAVADLVAAASQHPGRHVVITGGEPLMHNCGPLTSALQAAGFQTWIETSGAHPLSGSWDWLCVSPKKFKAPLPEVLARADELKIIVFNDSDFKWAEEHAALVPSTTRLYLQPEWSRAARMTPALIDYVKANPRWQVSLQTHKYLDIP, from the coding sequence ATGGAGCAGTTCTATACTATTCAGGGCGAAGGATTTAACACTGGTCGGGCGGCGTACTTTATTCGTTTGGGCGGCTGCGATGTAGGCTGCGTGTGGTGCGACGTGAAGGCGTCGTGGGATGCCGACGCGCACCCCCGCCAGGCCGTGGCCGACCTGGTGGCGGCGGCTAGCCAGCACCCCGGCCGCCACGTCGTCATCACCGGCGGCGAGCCCTTGATGCACAACTGCGGCCCGCTCACCAGCGCGTTGCAGGCCGCCGGCTTTCAAACCTGGATTGAAACCAGCGGCGCCCACCCGCTCTCGGGCAGCTGGGACTGGCTATGCGTGTCGCCCAAAAAGTTTAAGGCGCCGCTGCCCGAGGTGCTGGCCCGCGCCGATGAGCTGAAAATCATCGTCTTCAACGACAGCGACTTTAAGTGGGCCGAGGAGCACGCCGCCCTGGTGCCCAGCACCACGCGCCTCTACCTGCAGCCCGAGTGGAGCCGCGCCGCCCGCATGACGCCCGCCCTCATCGACTACGTGAAGGCCAACCCGCGCTGGCAGGTGTCGCTGCAGACTCACAAGTACCTCGACATTCCGTAG
- a CDS encoding DUF805 domain-containing protein: MKHYFTVLRKYASVEGRASRAEYWNFLLFNYTVSVILATVEARMHPNFIVITYAVATLLPGLAVGMRRMHDVGKYGIYFLIPLYNLILACFAGTKGPNVYGLNPKP, encoded by the coding sequence ATGAAGCACTATTTTACAGTTTTAAGAAAATATGCAAGTGTCGAGGGGCGAGCTAGCCGGGCTGAGTACTGGAATTTCTTACTTTTCAATTATACCGTGTCAGTTATTTTGGCTACTGTCGAAGCTCGAATGCATCCCAATTTCATTGTGATAACCTACGCAGTAGCCACGCTCTTGCCGGGCCTGGCCGTTGGGATGAGACGAATGCACGACGTAGGTAAATACGGTATTTATTTCCTGATTCCGCTTTACAACCTGATTCTGGCCTGTTTCGCAGGTACTAAAGGCCCCAATGTTTATGGCCTTAACCCTAAGCCCTAG
- a CDS encoding bifunctional 5,10-methylenetetrahydrofolate dehydrogenase/5,10-methenyltetrahydrofolate cyclohydrolase: MPDTTPHLIDGKQTAEDIKVEIAAEVEALKAAGRKVPHLAAILVGHDGGSETYVRNKVLACERVGYDSTLLRFEDDISEADLLAQVAALNEDDAIDGFIVQLPLPKHIDPEKVIEAIRPEKDVDGFHPMNLGRMVAGLPALLPATPSGIVELMARQGIKTSGQHCVVIGRSNIVGTPVSILLAKNLETANCTVTLCHSRTKNLPEIVRQADIIVAAIGRPEFVTADMVKPGAVVIDVGTTRVTDANKKSGFSLKGDVNFAEVAPLASRITPVPGGVGPMTIAMLLLNTLRAAKGTVYPK; encoded by the coding sequence ATGCCCGACACCACTCCCCACCTCATCGACGGCAAGCAAACTGCCGAGGACATCAAAGTTGAAATCGCCGCCGAGGTCGAAGCCCTGAAGGCCGCCGGCCGTAAGGTGCCGCACCTCGCCGCCATTCTGGTAGGCCACGACGGGGGCTCCGAAACCTACGTGCGCAACAAGGTGCTGGCCTGCGAGCGCGTAGGCTACGATAGTACCCTGCTGCGCTTCGAGGATGACATTTCCGAGGCCGACCTGCTAGCCCAGGTAGCGGCCCTGAATGAAGATGATGCCATTGACGGCTTCATCGTGCAGCTGCCGTTGCCTAAGCACATTGACCCGGAGAAGGTCATCGAAGCTATCCGGCCCGAGAAGGACGTGGACGGCTTTCACCCCATGAACCTGGGCCGTATGGTGGCCGGGCTGCCCGCGCTGCTGCCCGCCACGCCCTCCGGCATCGTGGAGCTGATGGCCCGCCAGGGCATCAAAACCAGCGGTCAACATTGCGTGGTTATCGGTCGCAGCAACATTGTGGGTACTCCAGTTAGCATCTTGCTAGCCAAGAATTTGGAAACGGCTAATTGCACCGTTACTTTATGTCATTCGCGCACCAAAAACCTGCCCGAGATTGTGCGTCAGGCCGACATCATTGTGGCCGCTATCGGCCGGCCTGAGTTCGTGACGGCCGACATGGTGAAGCCCGGTGCGGTAGTGATTGACGTGGGCACGACCCGCGTGACGGATGCCAATAAGAAGAGCGGCTTCAGCCTGAAGGGCGACGTCAACTTTGCCGAAGTGGCGCCGCTAGCCTCGCGCATCACGCCCGTGCCCGGCGGCGTAGGTCCCATGACCATCGCCATGCTGCTGCTAAACACGCTGCGCGCCGCCAAGGGCACGGTGTATCCAAAGTAG
- the mnmE gene encoding tRNA uridine-5-carboxymethylaminomethyl(34) synthesis GTPase MnmE produces MSPLAHSDTIVALSTPPGAGALAVVRLSGPEAVSITQSLFSKKNLASQPGHTLHYGTLREPGSGEMLDEVVVALYRGPRSYTREDVVEISGHGSDFIVRQLLAALLRQGARLAEAGEFTKRAFLNGALDLAQAEAVADLIAADSTLSHQVALNQLRGGFSDELRGLRAQLVQFAALLELELDFGEEDVEFADRTGLARLLAEVQGVVRGLLRSFELGNVIKNGITTVIAGRPNAGKSTLLNALLREERAIVSAIPGTTRDFIEDEVSIDGLRFRFVDTAGLRNNPADEVEAIGVRRTRERIGQAALLLYLFDLTELTPGEVQADIAELTAALPKLAVLAVGNKRDLASPAQLAPFRALTGENQTVVIISAGQRAGLDELQAALLAQVRGAGLANTGSATIVTNVRHARALEEALGYLRAVAQGLAEGRGTELLAADLRHALAALGSITGEISSDDLLTSIFTQFCIGK; encoded by the coding sequence ATGTCGCCGCTCGCTCATTCTGATACCATCGTGGCCCTTTCGACGCCGCCCGGCGCGGGGGCGCTGGCCGTGGTGCGCCTGTCGGGGCCGGAGGCGGTCAGCATTACCCAATCGCTGTTTTCGAAGAAAAACCTGGCTAGCCAGCCGGGCCATACCCTGCACTACGGCACGCTGCGCGAGCCGGGCAGCGGCGAGATGCTCGATGAGGTAGTGGTGGCGCTCTACCGCGGGCCGCGCTCCTACACCCGCGAGGACGTAGTGGAGATTTCGGGCCACGGCTCCGACTTTATCGTGCGCCAGCTATTGGCCGCACTGCTGCGGCAGGGTGCCCGGCTGGCTGAGGCTGGCGAATTTACGAAGCGCGCTTTCCTCAACGGCGCGCTCGACCTGGCCCAGGCCGAAGCCGTGGCCGACCTCATTGCGGCCGACTCAACCCTGAGCCACCAGGTAGCGCTTAACCAGCTGCGCGGCGGCTTTTCGGATGAGCTGCGCGGCTTGCGGGCGCAGCTCGTGCAGTTTGCGGCCCTGCTGGAATTAGAGCTGGATTTTGGGGAGGAAGACGTGGAATTTGCCGACCGCACGGGGCTAGCCCGGCTGCTGGCCGAGGTGCAGGGCGTGGTGCGCGGGCTGCTGCGCTCGTTTGAGCTGGGCAACGTGATTAAGAACGGCATCACCACCGTGATTGCCGGGCGGCCTAACGCCGGCAAATCGACCTTACTCAACGCGCTGCTGCGTGAGGAGCGGGCCATCGTATCGGCCATTCCGGGCACTACGCGCGATTTTATTGAGGATGAAGTGAGTATCGACGGCCTGCGCTTTCGCTTCGTGGATACGGCCGGCCTGCGCAACAACCCCGCCGACGAGGTCGAGGCCATCGGCGTGCGCCGCACCCGCGAGCGCATCGGCCAGGCCGCGCTGCTGCTGTATCTTTTCGACCTCACTGAACTGACCCCTGGCGAGGTGCAGGCCGACATCGCGGAACTGACGGCCGCGCTGCCCAAGCTGGCCGTGCTGGCCGTGGGCAACAAGCGCGACCTGGCCAGCCCGGCGCAGCTGGCGCCTTTTCGGGCGCTCACCGGCGAAAACCAAACCGTAGTAATTATTTCGGCCGGCCAGCGCGCAGGTCTCGACGAGCTGCAAGCGGCTTTGCTGGCCCAGGTGCGCGGGGCGGGGCTAGCCAACACCGGCTCGGCCACCATCGTCACCAACGTGCGCCACGCCCGGGCGCTTGAAGAGGCGCTAGGCTACCTGCGGGCAGTGGCGCAAGGGCTAGCCGAGGGCCGGGGCACCGAGCTGCTGGCCGCCGACCTGCGCCACGCCCTGGCTGCGCTCGGGTCGATAACGGGCGAAATTTCCTCCGATGACCTGCTGACGAGCATCTTCACGCAGTTCTGCATCGGGAAATAA
- a CDS encoding DUF4177 domain-containing protein encodes MRTFEYRLLDTTSGFFSGIDYQELTNRLNQLGSQGWEVVSVVDTIFTHNQARGLLITLKRELPG; translated from the coding sequence ATGCGAACATTTGAATACCGGCTGCTGGACACAACTAGTGGGTTTTTCAGCGGCATCGATTATCAGGAGCTAACGAACCGGCTTAACCAGCTAGGTAGCCAAGGCTGGGAAGTCGTGTCGGTGGTTGATACCATTTTCACTCACAACCAGGCGCGGGGCTTGCTCATCACGCTCAAGCGCGAGCTACCAGGGTAG
- a CDS encoding 3-oxoacyl-ACP synthase III family protein codes for MASPTTLRHAEIAGVGHYVPDRVVKNADLEQLMETTDAWIQERTGIQERRWFEEGKDTTAGMGAEAARRALAQAGLSVDDVQLIVFATLSPDYFFPGSGVLMQRELGMTGNVPALDVRNQCSGFIYGLSVADQFVRTGMYDTVLVVGSEIHSSGLDKSTRGRAVSVIFGDGAGAVVLCPARTEGNGILSTHLHAQGEFAEELIVKEPGSNREGRVDYAIANEQDMYPYMNGQNVFKHAVVRFPQVIKEALDQNNYQPADIDLLIPHQANLRITQYVQQKMGLADDKVFSNIQRYGNTTAASIPIALSEAVQQGRIKRGDLVCLAAFGSGFTWASALIKW; via the coding sequence ATGGCTTCTCCCACCACGCTGCGCCACGCCGAAATTGCCGGCGTAGGCCACTACGTCCCCGACCGCGTTGTTAAAAACGCCGACCTTGAACAGCTCATGGAAACCACCGATGCCTGGATTCAGGAGCGCACCGGCATCCAGGAGCGGCGCTGGTTTGAGGAAGGCAAGGACACCACCGCCGGCATGGGCGCCGAGGCGGCCCGCCGCGCCCTGGCCCAGGCCGGCCTCTCAGTCGATGACGTGCAGCTTATCGTATTTGCCACGCTCTCACCCGATTACTTCTTCCCCGGCTCGGGCGTGCTAATGCAGCGCGAGCTGGGTATGACGGGCAACGTGCCGGCCCTCGACGTGCGCAACCAGTGCTCGGGCTTTATCTACGGGCTGTCGGTGGCCGACCAGTTTGTGCGCACCGGCATGTACGATACAGTGCTCGTAGTGGGCTCCGAAATTCACTCCTCGGGCCTCGACAAAAGCACGCGCGGCCGGGCCGTGTCGGTCATTTTCGGCGATGGCGCAGGCGCCGTGGTGCTATGCCCCGCCCGCACCGAGGGCAATGGCATCCTGAGCACGCACCTGCACGCGCAGGGCGAGTTTGCCGAAGAGCTGATTGTGAAGGAGCCCGGCTCGAACCGCGAGGGCCGCGTGGACTATGCCATTGCCAATGAGCAGGATATGTACCCGTATATGAACGGCCAGAACGTGTTTAAGCACGCCGTGGTGCGTTTTCCGCAGGTTATTAAAGAGGCGCTCGACCAGAACAATTACCAGCCGGCCGACATCGACCTGCTCATTCCGCACCAGGCCAACCTGCGCATCACGCAGTATGTGCAGCAGAAAATGGGGCTAGCCGACGACAAAGTTTTTAGCAACATTCAGCGCTACGGCAACACCACCGCCGCCAGCATTCCGATTGCCCTGAGCGAGGCCGTGCAGCAAGGCCGCATCAAGCGCGGTGACCTCGTGTGCCTGGCCGCATTCGGCTCGGGCTTCACCTGGGCCTCGGCCCTGATTAAATGGTAA